From the genome of Cytobacillus firmus, one region includes:
- a CDS encoding YsnF/AvaK domain-containing protein, protein MDTNIIGVYNSQREAVNAIQELQNDGYPVQELSIIAQTEHLDTSLEDKTGVHTETFETKNRDSSESAGFLNSLASWFDDDRMSSNSAGEKFRELGMSEDEARKYETYVNEGKIILYSESMDTPKGFSGAGTAEIREDSTYTGGYDELRNSTADDEQSLKLREEQLDVSKERVQAGEVEIQKDVVEEQKTINIPVEHEEVYVERRKVDDPDGAGVSPISDDETIRIPITEERVEVSKKPVVTEEIVVGKREVEETQQVKENLKKEEVHFEGGREHITDDEDLNRKNNNL, encoded by the coding sequence ATGGATACCAATATTATCGGAGTTTATAATTCACAAAGGGAAGCAGTAAATGCCATTCAAGAACTGCAAAATGACGGATACCCTGTTCAGGAGCTTTCGATCATTGCACAGACTGAACATCTGGATACATCTCTTGAAGATAAAACGGGTGTTCATACAGAAACCTTCGAGACTAAGAATAGAGACAGCAGTGAAAGTGCAGGTTTCTTAAACAGTCTGGCATCCTGGTTTGATGATGACCGCATGAGCAGCAACTCTGCAGGTGAAAAGTTCAGAGAACTGGGCATGTCAGAGGATGAAGCCCGCAAGTATGAAACGTATGTGAACGAGGGGAAAATCATTTTATACAGTGAAAGTATGGATACTCCAAAAGGCTTTTCCGGTGCAGGGACTGCAGAAATCAGAGAGGACAGCACTTACACAGGCGGATATGATGAACTAAGAAATTCAACTGCAGATGATGAGCAATCATTAAAACTGCGGGAAGAACAGCTCGATGTGTCGAAAGAACGTGTACAAGCCGGAGAAGTTGAAATCCAGAAGGACGTTGTAGAAGAACAAAAAACAATAAATATACCTGTCGAGCATGAAGAAGTATATGTAGAAAGAAGAAAAGTGGATGATCCGGATGGCGCCGGCGTCTCACCAATATCGGACGATGAAACAATCAGGATTCCTATTACAGAAGAGCGTGTGGAAGTCTCCAAAAAGCCCGTTGTCACCGAAGAAATTGTCGTAGGCAAACGGGAAGTTGAGGAAACACAGCAGGTCAAGGAAAATCTCAAGAAAGAAGAAGTGCATTTTGAGGGCGGCCGTGAACACATTACAGATGATGAAGACTTAAATAGAAAAAATAATAACCTATAA
- a CDS encoding Na+/H+ antiporter NhaC family protein, whose amino-acid sequence MTNTIFSLLPPLVAIAMVILTRRVLLSLGVGIVTAALLLAEFSITETFSIIWDAVKGIFVSDGELNTWNVYIILFLLVLGVITAFISISGGSRAFGEWAMKRVKTRAGAQIVGAVLGIIIFIDDYFNALAVGQISRPITDRQRVSRAKLAYLIDSTSAPVCVVSPVSSWGAYIIALIGTILAAHNVTEYSAFSAFIQMIPMNLYVWATLAIVFIVAIRGIEIGPMKVHEKRAVEEGLVMDPEKPAPGELKDDLPTSSKGSVGDLVWPIIALVIGTVGSMFWTGSQAVEGNATVLQIFENTDVSKSLILGGLVGLLVSLGLFFRQAFSLKGVNPNVFGKGVWEGIKSMLPAVYILLFAWAIVDLIGRLETGKYLAGLVESSNMSTSWLPFLLFAIAGIMAFSTGTSWGSFGILLPIAGDIAAATDMNLLLPAMSAVLAGAVFGDHCSPISDTTILSSTGAGCNHIDHVMTQLPYALISAGIAAVGYLVIGFTGSTVIALLTVAVLVAAFAFLGRGKKEAWQENRAS is encoded by the coding sequence ATGACTAACACGATTTTCTCCCTGCTGCCGCCTTTGGTAGCAATCGCTATGGTTATCCTGACCAGGCGCGTATTGCTGTCACTGGGAGTGGGGATCGTTACAGCCGCGCTATTGCTGGCTGAATTCAGCATCACAGAAACTTTCAGCATCATTTGGGATGCTGTAAAAGGAATTTTTGTTTCAGACGGAGAGCTGAACACCTGGAATGTATATATTATTCTATTCTTGCTTGTATTAGGAGTTATTACTGCGTTTATATCTATCTCAGGCGGAAGCCGCGCTTTTGGAGAATGGGCGATGAAGCGGGTCAAGACCCGTGCAGGCGCACAGATTGTCGGAGCTGTTTTAGGTATTATCATTTTCATTGACGACTATTTCAATGCTCTGGCAGTCGGTCAGATTTCGCGTCCGATTACAGACCGCCAGCGCGTATCCCGTGCAAAGCTGGCGTACCTGATTGATTCGACTTCAGCACCTGTTTGTGTGGTTTCACCGGTTTCGAGCTGGGGAGCATATATTATTGCGCTGATCGGAACAATCCTTGCTGCACATAATGTTACCGAGTATTCAGCTTTCTCGGCATTTATTCAAATGATTCCCATGAACCTTTATGTATGGGCTACTCTTGCTATTGTATTTATCGTGGCGATAAGAGGCATAGAGATTGGGCCAATGAAAGTGCATGAGAAGCGGGCGGTTGAAGAGGGGCTAGTAATGGATCCTGAGAAGCCGGCACCTGGTGAACTGAAGGACGACCTTCCAACAAGTTCTAAAGGATCTGTTGGTGATCTTGTCTGGCCGATTATAGCTCTTGTTATTGGTACAGTGGGCTCAATGTTTTGGACGGGTTCACAGGCGGTTGAAGGAAATGCGACCGTTTTACAAATATTTGAGAACACGGATGTCTCTAAATCCCTAATCCTTGGTGGCCTGGTGGGTCTATTGGTTTCGCTTGGTTTATTCTTCCGTCAGGCGTTCTCCTTGAAAGGCGTTAATCCAAATGTTTTTGGAAAAGGGGTATGGGAAGGCATTAAATCCATGCTTCCAGCTGTTTATATCCTGCTGTTTGCCTGGGCGATTGTTGATTTAATCGGCCGTTTGGAAACTGGAAAGTATTTAGCCGGTCTGGTGGAAAGCTCAAATATGAGCACATCATGGCTTCCGTTTTTACTTTTCGCCATAGCGGGAATTATGGCTTTCAGTACTGGAACCTCATGGGGATCTTTCGGAATCCTGCTTCCGATTGCTGGAGACATTGCTGCTGCAACAGATATGAATCTGCTATTGCCGGCTATGTCAGCTGTCCTGGCGGGTGCAGTATTCGGTGACCATTGTTCACCGATTTCCGATACAACGATCCTTTCCTCAACAGGGGCAGGCTGTAACCATATAGACCATGTGATGACTCAGCTTCCATATGCCTTGATTTCAGCAGGAATCGCTGCTGTTGGATATCTGGTCATCGGATTTACTGGCAGCACTGTTATCGCATTACTTACAGTAGCTGTTCTTGTAGCGGCATTTGCTTTCCTTGGCCGCGGTAAAAAAGAAGCCTGGCAGGAAAATAGGGCAAGTTAA
- the yunB gene encoding sporulation protein YunB, with the protein MAKFRGRLPRKGPLPFRYVFLLTFVFFVISTAAGLWIINEGLKPTLMSYADSQTRKIASLVINNAINKKITNVMDLEDMFEASESGVVSINVEKLNRVKAEVTELVQDNIKKAEKGDLDALESFTDVEINTEEMQHSNGIVYYVPLGQATNNALLGNLGPRIPVKFNAVGSVTSNFITETKDHGINNVEVKVLVRLDVQVQIIIPFATKIITVQEDVLAAYGIYPGKVPQFYNGGGGTSPSIEIPAGQ; encoded by the coding sequence TTGGCAAAATTTCGCGGCCGGCTGCCCCGGAAAGGTCCTCTTCCATTTCGCTATGTATTTCTTCTGACCTTTGTATTTTTTGTTATTTCAACAGCTGCCGGCCTCTGGATTATCAATGAAGGGCTTAAGCCAACACTCATGAGCTATGCCGATTCACAGACAAGGAAAATTGCATCATTGGTGATAAACAATGCGATTAATAAAAAAATTACCAATGTGATGGATTTAGAAGATATGTTTGAAGCAAGCGAGAGCGGTGTTGTCAGCATAAACGTGGAAAAGCTGAACAGAGTCAAAGCGGAAGTAACCGAACTGGTTCAGGATAATATTAAGAAAGCGGAAAAGGGCGATTTGGATGCGTTGGAGTCCTTTACAGATGTGGAAATCAATACGGAGGAAATGCAGCACTCAAATGGAATTGTCTATTACGTGCCGCTTGGCCAGGCAACCAATAATGCCCTCCTTGGTAACTTGGGTCCCCGTATACCGGTGAAGTTTAATGCAGTCGGTTCCGTTACCTCCAATTTCATAACTGAGACAAAGGATCACGGTATAAATAATGTGGAAGTGAAGGTGCTGGTCCGCCTGGACGTACAGGTTCAAATTATCATTCCTTTTGCCACCAAAATTATCACAGTACAGGAGGATGTGCTGGCGGCTTATGGCATTTACCCGGGAAAGGTCCCGCAATTTTACAATGGCGGAGGGGGCACCTCGCCATCAATAGAAATACCGGCCGGCCAATAA
- a CDS encoding HD-GYP domain-containing protein: MRLAATNTIETGSVLAKAIYNDKGQVLLQEGVELADKLIHKLQEMGITYVYIKDLRTEDIQYKDPLTPKMRKQAIETIETVLKEVQANKELSGSLVIENASKRLSGLIRQLLIEIRGNKELLTILSDVYTYDHYIFTHSLNVTLYSLAIGMKLQLLPKELEILGLGAILHDVGKMKVPADILMKPGKLTEDEFESIKKHPEDGFNILRKVETIPLLVAHCAFQHHERLNGSGYPRGLQGKEIHEFGKIIAIADVFDAVTSNRIYRQAMLPHEGLEVLYAGAGKLFDKKVIEVFRQAVAVYPVGVTVELNDGRKGVVCRQNPGLSDRPVIRILEEKGRNVEPYEADLGLELNSVITGCDTTLVQQ, encoded by the coding sequence ATGAGATTAGCAGCAACCAATACAATTGAGACTGGCAGTGTTTTGGCCAAAGCTATATATAATGACAAGGGTCAGGTCCTTTTGCAAGAAGGTGTGGAGCTGGCTGATAAATTAATACATAAACTGCAGGAAATGGGTATTACCTATGTGTATATTAAGGATTTGCGCACTGAGGATATCCAATATAAGGACCCTCTGACTCCCAAAATGCGCAAACAGGCTATCGAAACCATTGAAACCGTTCTGAAGGAAGTACAAGCAAATAAAGAGTTATCAGGCTCTCTGGTAATTGAGAATGCCTCCAAGCGGCTCTCAGGGCTGATACGTCAGCTACTCATTGAAATAAGGGGAAATAAAGAGCTTCTTACGATCCTATCAGATGTTTATACATATGATCACTATATCTTCACACACTCCCTGAATGTAACTCTGTATTCACTGGCAATCGGGATGAAGCTTCAGCTCCTGCCAAAGGAACTTGAAATCCTGGGGCTGGGTGCTATTCTTCATGATGTCGGAAAGATGAAGGTGCCTGCAGATATTCTTATGAAACCGGGTAAATTGACAGAGGACGAATTTGAATCAATAAAGAAGCATCCGGAAGATGGATTTAATATATTAAGAAAGGTAGAGACGATCCCTCTCCTCGTTGCGCATTGCGCCTTTCAGCATCATGAGAGATTAAATGGTTCAGGCTATCCGCGCGGCCTGCAGGGGAAGGAGATTCATGAATTCGGCAAGATAATTGCGATTGCCGATGTGTTTGACGCAGTAACATCCAACCGCATTTACAGACAGGCTATGCTCCCGCATGAAGGCCTGGAAGTTCTGTATGCAGGGGCCGGAAAATTATTTGATAAGAAAGTCATTGAAGTTTTCCGGCAGGCGGTTGCCGTGTATCCAGTTGGTGTTACAGTCGAGCTGAATGACGGAAGAAAAGGTGTTGTCTGCCGGCAGAATCCGGGTCTCAGCGACAGGCCTGTCATCCGCATACTTGAAGAAAAGGGCAGGAATGTGGAGCCCTATGAAGCGGATTTAGGGCTTGAATTGAATTCTGTTATTACAGGCTGTGATACGACTTTAGTACAACAATAA
- a CDS encoding YunC family protein, which yields MIDLKPIDIDGHTFLSVSVQLPKTNLLVVTNDKGYIMCGALDVALLNEKLKDRKVIAGRAVGVKTIDQLLNAPLESVTYEAEELGIVKGTIGKEALLKMI from the coding sequence ATGATTGATTTGAAGCCGATTGATATAGATGGCCACACTTTTTTGAGTGTTTCAGTGCAGCTGCCGAAGACCAATCTGCTGGTGGTAACGAATGATAAAGGGTATATCATGTGCGGAGCTCTGGATGTAGCTTTGCTGAATGAGAAGCTTAAGGACCGAAAAGTAATTGCCGGCAGGGCTGTCGGTGTAAAAACGATAGATCAGCTGTTAAATGCCCCGCTTGAATCTGTCACTTATGAGGCGGAGGAACTGGGTATTGTTAAAGGAACCATTGGAAAAGAAGCACTTCTAAAAATGATTTAA
- a CDS encoding DUF72 domain-containing protein gives MIIIGVTGWGDHDSLYTGNVSPRDKLKEYAGHFPTVEVDSAFYAVQPKRNSSKWVKDTPESFQFIVKAYQGMTGHQRGEIPFESKEEMFEAFKDSLEPYIESGKLAMVLFQFPPWFDCKKANVDFLRWCKEQMGDIPCALEFRHQSWFRPEFRESTLSFMKEEDWIHSICDEPQAGEGSVPTVLETTSTDKVLVRFHGRNFHGWQKKNADNWREVRYLYRYNEKELTEWAKHLKLLEKKCKNVFVVFNNNSGGDAADNAKQMIEMLDIEYQQLAPRQLDLF, from the coding sequence ATGATTATCATCGGCGTAACAGGCTGGGGCGACCATGATAGCCTATATACGGGCAATGTTTCACCTAGAGATAAGCTAAAAGAATATGCGGGCCATTTCCCTACTGTGGAGGTGGACTCTGCTTTTTATGCGGTGCAGCCAAAGCGTAACTCTTCCAAATGGGTAAAGGACACGCCTGAATCTTTTCAATTCATAGTAAAAGCCTACCAGGGCATGACAGGTCATCAGAGAGGTGAAATCCCTTTTGAAAGCAAAGAAGAAATGTTTGAAGCGTTTAAAGATTCATTGGAGCCTTATATCGAATCCGGCAAACTGGCTATGGTACTGTTTCAATTTCCGCCATGGTTTGACTGCAAAAAAGCCAATGTCGATTTCCTCCGCTGGTGCAAGGAGCAGATGGGGGATATCCCATGTGCCCTGGAGTTCAGGCATCAATCATGGTTTCGTCCGGAGTTCAGGGAAAGCACATTAAGCTTTATGAAAGAGGAAGACTGGATTCACAGCATCTGTGACGAGCCGCAAGCCGGTGAAGGTTCAGTTCCGACAGTTCTGGAAACAACCAGTACTGACAAGGTGCTCGTTCGTTTTCATGGACGCAATTTTCACGGCTGGCAGAAAAAGAATGCGGACAACTGGCGGGAGGTCCGCTATCTTTACCGCTATAACGAAAAAGAACTGACAGAATGGGCAAAACATCTGAAATTGCTCGAGAAAAAATGTAAAAATGTATTCGTCGTTTTCAACAACAACTCTGGCGGTGACGCGGCAGACAACGCTAAACAAATGATCGAAATGCTGGATATCGAATATCAGCAGCTTGCTCCAAGACAGCTTGATTTATTCTAA
- a CDS encoding Ger(x)C family spore germination protein, which produces MRRIKKSILICCCISILFMGGCWDRVDIEDIGLACGVGVDYQESSAKHITPEFTIQTVVPKVLAGENGGGGSQAEPFQNLTIDESSLFEAGREASTATSRSPNYSHLKVLVISKEAAQSINLLQLLNFFFRDHEIRRTVHVLISEERASEILSIKGTKDPVPALKLLSITENMKTKTAKMPPKLSLGDFSEKMSASSSFLVQKVQKFKGGVQIIGAAVIKGNTQKMIGELNEDETFGINCITGEAKAGAVTGVDKETDKIITYEIDQLKSSIRPKVNGEDISYTVNINTEGRLSEDWIPNSDAFNEKFIRDAEKTIEKEFMRLMEAGLTKTQKELKVDVAGFGESLRINQPKVWKKVKGNWEERFPEASININVKVNIKQFQTQGRKMNKSK; this is translated from the coding sequence ATGCGAAGAATTAAAAAAAGCATCTTGATATGCTGCTGCATCTCGATTCTTTTTATGGGAGGGTGTTGGGATCGCGTTGATATTGAAGATATAGGTCTGGCCTGTGGTGTCGGAGTGGATTATCAAGAATCTTCAGCAAAACACATAACTCCTGAATTTACAATTCAAACTGTAGTACCTAAAGTATTGGCTGGAGAGAATGGAGGCGGCGGCAGTCAAGCAGAGCCATTCCAAAACTTAACAATCGATGAGTCCTCTTTATTTGAAGCGGGCCGTGAAGCTTCCACGGCTACAAGTCGCAGTCCGAATTATTCCCATTTAAAAGTATTGGTCATTAGTAAGGAAGCAGCACAATCCATTAATTTGCTCCAATTATTGAATTTTTTCTTTCGCGACCATGAAATAAGACGGACAGTTCATGTATTGATCTCAGAGGAGAGAGCAAGCGAAATATTAAGCATAAAAGGAACAAAGGATCCAGTACCTGCTTTAAAGCTATTGTCTATAACTGAAAATATGAAAACGAAAACAGCAAAAATGCCCCCAAAATTATCCTTAGGCGATTTCTCGGAAAAAATGTCGGCCAGTTCAAGTTTTTTGGTTCAGAAAGTACAAAAATTTAAAGGTGGAGTTCAAATCATTGGGGCAGCAGTTATCAAAGGGAATACACAGAAAATGATTGGGGAGCTTAATGAAGATGAAACCTTTGGCATTAATTGTATTACAGGTGAAGCAAAAGCAGGTGCCGTAACAGGAGTCGATAAAGAAACGGACAAAATCATTACATATGAAATTGATCAGCTAAAAAGTTCAATTAGGCCTAAGGTTAATGGAGAGGACATTTCGTATACAGTAAACATTAATACTGAAGGCCGATTATCTGAAGATTGGATTCCAAACAGTGATGCTTTTAATGAGAAGTTTATTCGAGATGCAGAAAAAACAATTGAAAAAGAATTTATGCGATTAATGGAAGCTGGATTAACCAAGACCCAAAAAGAATTAAAAGTAGATGTCGCTGGATTTGGAGAGAGTTTACGAATCAATCAACCGAAAGTGTGGAAAAAAGTAAAGGGAAATTGGGAGGAACGGTTTCCTGAAGCTTCAATTAATATTAACGTGAAGGTTAACATTAAACAATTCCAGACTCAAGGCAGAAAAATGAATAAATCGAAATAA
- a CDS encoding GerAB/ArcD/ProY family transporter — protein sequence MNGSNEKITPTQATVALVMTIIGVGIVTLPRVSAEEVQTPDIWISMLFSGGITFVAAFFITKLCLRFKGMTIYQFSPILVGKWAGLVFNLFIMMYFILVSGYQARSMAEVLRAYLLDKTPIEAVIIVYIAVGVYIVISGIYPIVKLLQIYFPVVLVFIFFMLGLSVTNVDLNNLRPVLGEGFKPVVNGIKPTTLSLAGIESFLILIAYMQRPQQAMKAAAVGIFIPLFLYILIVIAVIGSLTVDEVRQLTWPTIELVKSIEMKFLLLERFESFFIILWVITTFTSFIMNFYFASLGLSQVFKKAYKPFVYGLIPFIYLCAMYPEDINGVFKLADYIGNMAIIITGIIPILFLIIAFIRRKRNAKN from the coding sequence GTGAATGGTTCAAACGAAAAAATTACACCTACACAGGCTACAGTCGCTTTAGTAATGACAATCATTGGTGTGGGGATTGTAACATTACCCCGCGTAAGTGCAGAGGAAGTTCAAACGCCTGATATTTGGATCAGTATGCTTTTTAGTGGCGGAATCACATTTGTTGCTGCTTTTTTTATAACCAAGTTATGCCTTCGATTTAAAGGAATGACGATTTATCAATTTAGTCCTATATTGGTTGGCAAATGGGCAGGTCTTGTTTTTAATCTATTTATTATGATGTATTTTATATTAGTTAGTGGATATCAGGCACGATCAATGGCTGAAGTGCTTCGCGCTTATTTGCTGGATAAAACTCCGATAGAAGCAGTGATTATCGTTTATATCGCAGTAGGCGTGTATATCGTGATCAGCGGCATATATCCTATTGTAAAATTGCTTCAAATTTACTTTCCGGTTGTTTTGGTATTTATTTTTTTTATGCTGGGTCTTAGTGTGACAAATGTTGATCTAAATAACCTTCGCCCTGTCTTAGGTGAAGGATTTAAGCCAGTTGTCAACGGGATTAAGCCAACAACTTTATCTCTTGCTGGAATTGAAAGTTTTCTTATTTTAATCGCATATATGCAACGTCCACAACAAGCTATGAAAGCTGCAGCCGTGGGAATATTTATCCCGTTATTTTTGTATATCCTGATCGTAATAGCTGTTATTGGCTCATTAACAGTAGATGAGGTTAGGCAGTTAACATGGCCGACGATCGAACTGGTCAAATCAATTGAAATGAAATTCCTCCTTTTAGAAAGGTTTGAAAGCTTTTTTATCATTCTTTGGGTGATTACAACGTTTACATCCTTTATAATGAATTTTTATTTTGCTAGTTTAGGTTTGAGTCAAGTTTTTAAGAAAGCGTACAAACCTTTTGTGTATGGTCTTATACCATTCATTTATCTATGTGCGATGTATCCGGAAGATATAAATGGAGTTTTTAAATTAGCTGACTATATTGGCAACATGGCCATCATAATTACAGGAATTATCCCCATCCTTTTTTTAATAATTGCCTTCATAAGGAGGAAACGAAATGCGAAGAATTAA
- a CDS encoding spore germination protein, whose translation MNQWAWLQKKKKQTKNAHQQVKIHGTDVFFSSSLDSNLEQIQNILGNNPDIAIRRFNIDLYNVKAAVVFIKGLADKEQIHEQILKSIMLELQMRECYVKQDRATGSHIKEIIKDHVVTLTDVEENNKIEDCVIGVLNGDTALLIDNVDTSLILGTKKWPSRQIEEPITEASVRGAREGFVENIFVNMSLIRKRIRDPHLVLDKYTIGRRSQTPVIMAYIKDITNDSIIQEAKKRLEKIDIDQILESGIIEQFIEDDFLSPFPQLITTERPDKVASGLLEGRVAILVDGTPFVLLLPVTITSIIQGPEDYYERWFVGTLIRFMRFGAAFVSLFAPSLYVALISYHPGLIPTDLVISIAGSREGVPFPSIVEALLMEITIEILREAGVRLPKPIGQTVGIVGGLVIGEAAVTAGLVSPMMVIVVAVTAISSFSLPQYGAAIAIRILRFGMMLSAAVLGLFGIIMFAMAITIHLVKLKSFGVEYTSPFVPYQFKDWKDAILRLPYSVLKERPEMLKPKDSTRIK comes from the coding sequence ATGAATCAATGGGCTTGGCTGCAAAAAAAGAAAAAACAAACGAAAAATGCTCATCAACAAGTAAAGATACATGGGACAGATGTATTCTTTTCATCTAGTTTGGATTCTAACCTCGAGCAAATACAAAATATTTTAGGAAATAACCCTGATATCGCGATTCGCAGATTTAATATTGACTTATATAACGTTAAAGCAGCTGTCGTTTTTATTAAAGGGCTTGCCGATAAAGAGCAAATTCATGAACAAATATTAAAGTCAATCATGTTAGAACTTCAAATGCGAGAATGCTATGTAAAACAAGACAGGGCCACCGGCTCGCACATCAAAGAAATCATTAAAGACCATGTTGTAACGCTAACCGATGTCGAAGAAAACAACAAGATAGAAGACTGTGTGATAGGGGTTTTGAATGGAGATACGGCATTACTAATTGATAACGTCGATACATCCCTTATACTTGGAACAAAAAAATGGCCATCAAGACAAATTGAAGAACCAATTACAGAAGCTTCTGTAAGGGGGGCAAGAGAAGGGTTTGTCGAAAATATCTTTGTGAATATGTCTTTAATTCGAAAGCGAATTAGAGATCCCCATTTAGTTTTAGACAAATATACAATCGGACGCAGAAGTCAAACACCGGTTATCATGGCATATATAAAAGATATTACAAATGACAGCATCATCCAAGAAGCTAAAAAACGATTAGAAAAAATTGATATTGACCAAATACTTGAATCGGGGATTATTGAGCAGTTCATTGAAGATGATTTTTTATCACCGTTTCCACAACTCATAACAACTGAAAGGCCGGATAAAGTAGCAAGTGGATTATTAGAAGGACGTGTAGCCATCTTAGTTGATGGGACGCCTTTTGTATTGCTGCTGCCAGTCACGATTACCTCTATTATTCAGGGGCCGGAAGATTATTATGAACGATGGTTTGTTGGCACCCTCATTCGCTTCATGCGGTTTGGAGCAGCGTTTGTCTCTTTATTTGCTCCTTCATTATATGTAGCACTTATTTCGTATCATCCAGGGTTAATTCCAACTGATTTAGTAATTTCGATTGCAGGAAGCAGGGAAGGAGTGCCATTTCCAAGCATTGTAGAAGCATTATTGATGGAAATCACAATTGAAATACTGCGGGAAGCAGGTGTAAGGCTTCCTAAACCAATTGGACAAACAGTTGGAATTGTAGGAGGGCTTGTTATTGGGGAGGCGGCTGTTACAGCGGGCTTAGTCAGCCCAATGATGGTCATTGTTGTGGCAGTTACGGCAATTTCTTCCTTTTCTTTACCGCAGTATGGGGCGGCAATAGCTATTCGAATCTTACGCTTTGGAATGATGCTTTCAGCTGCTGTATTAGGGTTATTTGGAATTATTATGTTTGCGATGGCCATTACGATTCACCTTGTCAAGCTTAAAAGTTTTGGTGTTGAATATACCTCTCCATTTGTTCCGTATCAATTTAAAGATTGGAAGGATGCAATACTTCGATTACCATATAGTGTTCTTAAAGAGAGACCTGAAATGTTAAAACCCAAAGACTCCACTCGGATTAAATAA
- the sufB gene encoding Fe-S cluster assembly protein SufB — MAKKMPEIGDYKYGFADKDVSIFRSKRGLTKEIVEEISKLKEEPQWMLDFRLKSLDHFYNMPMPQWGGDLASLNFDEITYYVKPSEKTERSWDEVPEEIKQTFDKLGIPEAEQKYLAGVSAQYESEVVYHNMQEDLEAKGIVFKDTDSALRENEDIFREHWAKVIPPTDNKFAALNSAVWSGGSFIYVPKGVKVDTPLQAYFRINSENMGQFERTLIIVDEGAHVHYVEGCTAPVYTTNSLHSAVVEIIIKKDAYCRYTTIQNWANNVYNLVTKRAVCESNATMEWIDGNIGSKLTMKYPAVILKGEGARGMTLSIALAGKGQHQDAGAKMIHLAPNTSSTIVSKSISKQGGKVTYRGIVHFGRKAEGARANIECDTLIMDNQSTSDTIPYNEILNDNISLEHEAKVSKVSEEQLFYLMSRGVSEEEATEMIVMGFIEPFTKELPMEYAVEMNRLIKFEMEGSIG; from the coding sequence ATGGCAAAAAAGATGCCTGAGATCGGCGATTACAAGTATGGTTTTGCCGATAAAGACGTTTCCATTTTCCGATCAAAACGCGGTTTGACAAAAGAAATTGTTGAAGAGATTTCAAAATTGAAGGAAGAGCCACAATGGATGCTTGACTTCCGTTTAAAATCATTGGACCATTTCTACAACATGCCTATGCCGCAATGGGGCGGAGATTTAGCGTCATTAAACTTTGATGAAATTACGTATTATGTAAAGCCTTCTGAAAAAACTGAACGCTCTTGGGATGAGGTTCCTGAAGAAATCAAACAAACGTTTGATAAATTGGGTATTCCGGAAGCGGAGCAGAAGTATCTTGCTGGTGTTTCTGCACAGTATGAATCAGAGGTTGTTTACCATAACATGCAGGAAGACCTTGAAGCGAAAGGAATTGTGTTCAAAGATACCGATTCCGCTCTTCGCGAAAATGAAGATATTTTCCGTGAGCACTGGGCAAAGGTTATCCCTCCAACAGACAACAAGTTCGCTGCATTAAACTCAGCGGTTTGGTCTGGCGGATCGTTCATTTATGTTCCTAAAGGGGTTAAAGTTGATACGCCGCTGCAGGCATATTTCCGAATTAACTCTGAGAACATGGGGCAGTTTGAGCGTACCCTAATTATTGTTGATGAAGGCGCACATGTCCACTATGTAGAGGGCTGTACAGCACCTGTTTATACAACAAACTCACTTCACAGTGCTGTTGTTGAAATCATCATCAAAAAAGACGCATACTGCCGTTATACAACCATCCAAAACTGGGCAAACAATGTATACAACCTGGTTACGAAGCGTGCGGTTTGTGAATCAAACGCAACAATGGAATGGATTGACGGAAACATCGGTTCAAAACTGACAATGAAATATCCGGCAGTTATTCTTAAAGGAGAAGGCGCACGCGGCATGACCCTTTCCATTGCATTAGCAGGCAAAGGGCAGCATCAGGATGCAGGTGCGAAAATGATCCACCTTGCACCAAACACGTCTTCAACGATCGTATCGAAATCGATTTCCAAGCAGGGCGGTAAAGTAACATACCGCGGAATCGTTCACTTCGGCCGCAAAGCGGAAGGTGCACGCGCCAATATCGAGTGTGATACGTTAATTATGGATAACCAGTCAACTTCAGATACGATTCCATACAATGAAATCCTGAACGACAACATTTCTCTTGAGCATGAAGCGAAGGTTTCAAAAGTATCTGAAGAACAGCTATTCTACCTTATGAGCCGCGGAGTTTCAGAGGAAGAAGCAACAGAAATGATCGTAATGGGCTTCATCGAGCCATTTACGAAAGAACTTCCAATGGAATACGCAGTAGAAATGAACCGCCTGATCAAGTTCGAAATGGAAGGTTCTATTGGTTAA